A window of Campylobacter pinnipediorum subsp. pinnipediorum contains these coding sequences:
- a CDS encoding PD-(D/E)XK nuclease family protein, whose product MNFLPDDKLFVFATLRCVRDFIKNSKSPLSQKAISIGDFLQKTIFVRNLQKPTDAQLLLIMQQACKNTQNAHEKLAIPKDFFAFLKHNDYLFSFFKEIAHQRKDIDDLKMSDIYANYEEHIQILSNTLTNYKELMLQNGFYDDISICDIYEINEDFISQYSEINIQIDGILSEFEWEIILKCKELTKINIIFDTSKLNKKLIEKIATISKKSIDEFLMYHKLMLNLNTLELSDIGKNQQNRVVLTKSFQSRSLQAAFVFEKISTFIKDGMSADKIAVILPDEGFAQILKMYDDKKFLSFAMGKPFSTTLFYTTIKTIFESLKEQKSINLNDNVLNEKELKKSETFLNLIHLDKGLFDFISINYSQIISFDDIKNTLEKLCEYFGDRDIYDILNEELFLMHQLINQNKLRFFEVIELLLIRLNNAKIDEVGGGDVRVLGILESRGLKFDGVIIVDFNDNLVPKRSINEMFLSSNVRKKAGLVSYKDRENLQRSYYESLICNAKKVAISYVTTESKIASRFLNEFACIPDTDFDEDEYIALFRSGKKAKFQGCDTDIKHDFFEKPLSFTRLNTFRKCPRKYYYHYVLKLGEPRSFDQGVSSDYGNSIHKALFEYYKNYSDFNLSDFLKVLEKEKLNPLEFELASMKFKEFEKSENEHFLQGWKVNELECEKTNTINGINIKGTIDRIDKKGSDICVIDYKTGSSKDPLQLEFYELLIGKKCETYFYNLKDDMRLEACEGKDEIVKILDEIKEYFSNEPKYEPTPSTDCSYCPFFDICERKI is encoded by the coding sequence TTGAACTTTTTGCCCGATGATAAATTATTTGTATTTGCAACGTTAAGGTGCGTTAGGGATTTTATAAAAAACTCTAAAAGCCCGTTAAGCCAAAAGGCTATTAGTATAGGGGATTTTTTACAAAAGACTATCTTTGTAAGAAACTTGCAAAAACCAACAGATGCACAGCTTTTGCTTATAATGCAACAAGCCTGTAAAAACACACAAAATGCACACGAAAAACTAGCAATACCGAAAGATTTTTTTGCATTTTTAAAGCACAATGACTATCTGTTTTCTTTTTTTAAGGAGATAGCTCATCAAAGAAAAGATATAGACGACCTTAAAATGAGCGACATATATGCCAACTATGAAGAGCATATACAAATACTATCAAATACACTGACAAATTACAAAGAGCTTATGTTGCAAAATGGCTTTTATGATGATATAAGCATATGCGATATATATGAGATAAATGAGGATTTTATAAGCCAATATAGCGAGATAAATATCCAAATAGATGGAATTTTAAGTGAGTTTGAATGGGAAATAATCCTAAAATGCAAAGAGCTAACAAAGATAAATATCATCTTTGATACTTCAAAACTAAACAAAAAACTTATAGAAAAAATAGCCACGATAAGCAAAAAAAGCATTGATGAGTTTTTGATGTATCATAAGCTAATGCTAAATCTAAACACATTAGAACTAAGCGACATAGGAAAAAATCAACAAAACAGAGTAGTATTAACAAAATCATTTCAATCAAGAAGCTTGCAAGCGGCTTTTGTGTTTGAAAAAATTTCAACCTTCATAAAAGATGGAATGAGTGCTGATAAGATAGCTGTGATACTACCTGATGAGGGCTTTGCACAAATCTTAAAAATGTATGATGATAAGAAATTTTTGAGCTTTGCGATGGGTAAGCCTTTTTCAACTACACTTTTTTATACTACTATAAAAACCATATTTGAATCCCTAAAAGAGCAAAAAAGCATAAACCTAAACGATAATGTTTTAAACGAAAAAGAGCTAAAAAAGAGTGAAACATTTTTAAATTTAATACATCTAGATAAGGGTTTGTTTGATTTTATAAGTATAAACTACTCTCAGATAATAAGCTTTGATGATATAAAAAATACACTAGAAAAGCTATGTGAATATTTTGGAGATAGGGATATTTACGATATCTTAAATGAAGAGCTATTTTTAATGCACCAGCTAATAAATCAAAATAAACTTAGGTTTTTTGAGGTGATTGAGCTTTTGCTTATAAGGCTAAATAATGCAAAAATAGATGAAGTTGGTGGTGGTGATGTTCGTGTGCTTGGGATACTAGAAAGCAGAGGACTTAAATTTGATGGAGTTATTATAGTTGATTTTAACGATAACTTGGTGCCAAAAAGAAGCATAAATGAGATGTTTTTAAGCTCAAATGTAAGAAAAAAAGCTGGGCTTGTAAGCTATAAAGATAGGGAAAATTTACAAAGGTCGTATTATGAAAGTCTTATTTGTAATGCAAAAAAAGTAGCTATATCGTATGTAACTACGGAAAGCAAAATTGCTTCAAGATTTTTAAATGAGTTTGCTTGCATACCAGATACAGACTTTGATGAAGATGAATATATAGCTTTGTTTAGAAGTGGCAAAAAGGCAAAATTTCAAGGCTGTGATACAGATATAAAACACGATTTTTTTGAAAAACCACTATCTTTTACAAGGCTAAATACATTTAGAAAGTGTCCTAGAAAATACTACTATCACTATGTATTAAAACTTGGTGAGCCTAGGTCTTTTGATCAGGGTGTAAGCTCGGATTATGGAAATAGCATACACAAAGCACTTTTTGAATACTATAAAAACTATAGTGATTTTAATTTGTCTGATTTTTTAAAGGTGCTTGAAAAAGAGAAGCTAAATCCGCTTGAGTTTGAGTTAGCGAGTATGAAATTTAAAGAGTTTGAAAAAAGTGAAAATGAGCATTTTTTACAAGGCTGGAAGGTAAACGAGCTAGAGTGTGAAAAAACAAACACAATAAACGGCATAAATATAAAAGGCACGATAGACAGGATAGATAAAAAAGGCTCTGATATATGTGTGATTGATTATAAAACGGGTTCTAGCAAAGATCCTTTACAACTTGAGTTTTACGAACTACTAATAGGCAAAAAATGCGAAACATACTTTTATAATCTAAAAGATGATATGAGGCTTGAAGCATGTGAGGGCAAAGATGAGATAGTAAAAATCCTAGATGAGATAAAAGAGTATTTTTCAAACGAACCAAAATACGAACCAACTCCATCAACGGATTGTAGCTACTGTCCTTTTTTTGATATATGCGAAAGGAAGATATGA
- a CDS encoding FixH family protein — protein sequence MSDKSKKTFWPYGILLSIIAVIIACVATIVISLDYPVEMDNFNFEKYQKVDTDINEIMKNQKEFDKKFDVKALTKTITLNKENKIDIKISKKLPNLQNPKFEILLTRPDTNKHNVDLNATYSDGILTTQSFTPNLIGRWQIMLKLADQNSTGFYKFELFAR from the coding sequence ATGTCTGATAAAAGCAAAAAAACATTTTGGCCTTATGGGATTTTACTAAGCATTATAGCTGTGATAATAGCTTGTGTAGCAACGATAGTTATATCGCTTGATTATCCCGTAGAAATGGATAATTTTAACTTTGAAAAATACCAAAAGGTTGATACTGACATAAATGAGATAATGAAAAATCAAAAAGAATTTGATAAAAAATTTGATGTAAAAGCCTTAACAAAAACTATCACACTAAACAAAGAAAACAAAATAGATATAAAAATATCAAAAAAACTACCAAATTTACAAAATCCAAAATTTGAAATCTTACTGACAAGACCTGATACAAATAAACATAATGTAGACTTAAATGCAACATATAGCGATGGCATCCTAACAACTCAAAGCTTTACGCCAAATCTTATCGGAAGATGGCAAATTATGTTAAAATTAGCAGATCAAAACTCAACAGGATTTTATAAATTTGAACTTTTTGCCCGATGA
- a CDS encoding DUF4006 family protein, which translates to MQNENRSVFALNGATGMIIATVLLLSILGVLTYFAIIIQQDVSTKPYKIENANGLKAKSVENKKHFMVKE; encoded by the coding sequence ATGCAAAACGAAAATAGATCTGTATTCGCCCTTAATGGAGCAACTGGAATGATAATAGCAACTGTTTTGCTTTTAAGTATTTTGGGAGTTTTGACATATTTTGCAATCATTATCCAACAAGATGTTTCAACAAAACCTTACAAGATAGAAAATGCAAATGGCCTTAAAGCAAAAAGCGTTGAAAACAAAAAACATTTTATGGTTAAGGAGTAA
- a CDS encoding c-type cytochrome, producing the protein MQWLNLEDNINLLSLIGAFAIVILTVAIVGRYVNKMKDKSEATAPLSEHEWDGIQEYKNDPPLGWAVSFVLALVWAIWYFLAGYPLNSYSQIGEYNEEVKEYNAKFAKEHAKLDQSTLVDMGSSIFLVSCSPCHGIIGDGMQNKAANLKTWGSEEGIYEAIVNGSKGLGFDGGEMPKASDLGLDEESAKAIAAYVAKNISGIKATKNEALVQKGEELYSGTCTACHGEDSKGMDGVFPDLTTYGTSDFVTMVLNRGKNGDIGVMPKFNENMLNKIQKRAVGEYILSLSRSK; encoded by the coding sequence ATGCAGTGGTTAAATTTAGAAGACAATATTAATCTATTATCATTAATTGGTGCTTTTGCTATCGTTATACTGACTGTTGCAATAGTTGGAAGATATGTAAACAAAATGAAAGATAAAAGCGAAGCAACTGCGCCTTTAAGCGAACATGAATGGGATGGAATTCAAGAATATAAAAATGATCCTCCACTTGGCTGGGCTGTCTCTTTTGTATTGGCTTTGGTTTGGGCTATATGGTATTTTTTAGCTGGTTACCCACTAAATTCATACTCTCAAATAGGGGAGTATAATGAAGAAGTAAAAGAGTATAATGCAAAATTTGCAAAAGAACATGCAAAATTAGATCAAAGTACATTGGTTGATATGGGTAGTAGTATATTTTTAGTATCTTGTTCCCCTTGTCATGGAATAATAGGAGATGGTATGCAAAACAAAGCAGCCAATCTAAAAACATGGGGAAGCGAGGAAGGGATATATGAAGCTATCGTTAATGGTTCAAAAGGTTTAGGTTTTGATGGTGGAGAGATGCCTAAAGCTTCCGATCTTGGGCTTGATGAAGAGAGTGCAAAAGCTATAGCGGCATATGTTGCAAAAAATATATCCGGCATAAAAGCTACAAAAAATGAAGCCTTGGTTCAAAAAGGTGAAGAGCTATATAGTGGAACTTGCACGGCTTGTCACGGCGAAGATAGCAAAGGAATGGATGGAGTATTTCCTGATCTAACCACATACGGCACTAGTGATTTTGTAACCATGGTTTTAAATCGTGGTAAAAATGGAGATATAGGCGTAATGCCTAAATTTAATGAAAACATGCTAAATAAAATTCAAAAGCGTGCAGTTGGAGAATATATACTTTCTCTTTCAAGGAGTAAATAA
- a CDS encoding cytochrome c oxidase, cbb3-type, CcoQ subunit has protein sequence MDMQTIRELQAYGFFFFTLSLVLVLYGYFYHLYKSERTGRRNYEKYSNLALDDDLNSAILEQNISKKGL, from the coding sequence ATGGATATGCAAACTATAAGAGAGCTTCAAGCTTACGGCTTTTTTTTCTTTACTCTTTCTCTTGTGCTTGTTTTGTATGGTTATTTTTACCATCTTTACAAGTCAGAAAGAACAGGAAGAAGGAATTATGAAAAATATTCTAATCTAGCACTTGATGATGACCTAAACAGTGCTATATTAGAGCAAAATATTAGCAAAAAGGGGCTTTGA
- the ccoO gene encoding cytochrome-c oxidase, cbb3-type subunit II, with protein sequence MFSWLEKNPFFFAVAVFILIAYAGVVEILPDFSNRARPLETTKPYSVLQLAGRQVYIKESCNACHTQLIRPFKSETNRYGMYSMSGEYAYDRPHLWGSKRTGPDLWRVGNYRTSDWHENHMKDPTSVVPGSIMPSYNHMFVKNADIETAYAEAFTVKKVFNVPYDQPDMPKLGSFEDTQKQVNMEASEIVSQMKDQSIKDAFEKGEIREIVALIAYLNSLK encoded by the coding sequence ATGTTTAGTTGGTTAGAAAAAAATCCATTTTTCTTTGCTGTGGCAGTTTTTATACTGATAGCCTATGCTGGCGTAGTTGAAATTTTGCCTGATTTTTCAAACAGAGCAAGGCCTTTGGAGACAACAAAACCTTATAGTGTTTTACAATTAGCAGGAAGACAGGTTTATATAAAAGAAAGCTGTAATGCTTGTCATACACAATTAATCCGTCCATTTAAAAGTGAGACAAATAGATATGGCATGTATTCTATGAGTGGCGAATATGCTTATGATAGACCTCATCTTTGGGGTTCAAAAAGAACAGGCCCTGACTTATGGCGTGTAGGAAACTATAGAACTAGCGATTGGCACGAAAATCACATGAAAGATCCTACATCTGTAGTTCCAGGCTCTATAATGCCTTCATACAACCATATGTTTGTTAAAAATGCAGATATAGAAACAGCTTATGCAGAAGCTTTTACGGTTAAAAAAGTTTTCAATGTGCCTTATGATCAACCTGATATGCCAAAACTTGGAAGTTTTGAAGACACACAAAAACAAGTAAATATGGAAGCTTCTGAGATTGTATCACAGATGAAAGATCAAAGCATAAAAGATGCATTTGAAAAAGGCGAAATTCGTGAGATAGTAGCACTTATAGCTTATCTAAACAGCCTTAAATAA
- the ccoN gene encoding cytochrome-c oxidase, cbb3-type subunit I: MRPSQTLSYDYSVAKLFMFSTLVFGVVGMLLGVIIAFQMAYPDLNYIAGEYSTFGRLRPLHTNGIIFGFMLSGIFSTWYYIGQRVLKVSMSESPFLMAVGKLHFWLYIILIALAVVSLFMGISTSKEYSELEWPLDLLVVVVWVLWGVSIFGLIGIRREKTLYISVWYFIATFLGVAMLYLFNNMEIPTRLVSGYGSWVHSVSMYAGTNDALVQWWFGHNAVAFIFTVAIIAQIYYFLPKESGQPIFSYKLSLFSFWGLMFIYLWAGGHHLIYSTVPDWMQTMGSIFSIVLILPSWGSAINILLTMKGEWVQLRENPLIKFMILASTFYMFSTLEGPILSIKSVNALAHFTDWIPGHVHDGALGWIGFMIMAALYHMTPRMFKRQLYSKSLMEVQFWVQTTGIVLYFSSMWIAGITQGMMWRATDQYGSLLYSFIDTVVVLVPYYWIRAIGGALYLLGFFIFVFNICKSLSAPKINFEPKNTTPMGGLNSEVSHV; encoded by the coding sequence ATGCGACCTAGTCAGACATTAAGTTACGACTATAGTGTAGCTAAACTGTTTATGTTTTCTACCTTAGTTTTTGGTGTGGTTGGTATGCTTCTTGGCGTTATTATCGCTTTTCAGATGGCATATCCTGACCTAAATTATATAGCAGGAGAGTACTCAACCTTTGGTCGTTTAAGACCATTGCATACAAACGGGATTATATTTGGTTTTATGCTTTCTGGTATCTTTTCTACCTGGTATTATATAGGACAACGTGTTTTAAAAGTATCAATGAGCGAATCGCCATTTTTGATGGCTGTTGGTAAATTGCACTTTTGGTTATATATCATACTTATAGCTTTAGCCGTTGTTAGCCTATTTATGGGGATTAGTACTTCTAAAGAGTATTCTGAGCTAGAGTGGCCACTTGACTTGCTTGTGGTTGTAGTATGGGTTCTTTGGGGTGTTAGTATATTTGGGCTTATAGGAATTCGCAGAGAAAAGACGCTTTATATATCTGTATGGTATTTTATAGCTACATTTCTTGGTGTTGCTATGCTTTATCTTTTCAACAATATGGAAATTCCAACAAGATTAGTATCTGGATATGGCTCTTGGGTGCACTCTGTATCTATGTATGCCGGAACCAATGATGCATTAGTTCAATGGTGGTTTGGTCACAATGCGGTTGCATTTATCTTCACTGTTGCGATAATTGCACAAATTTATTATTTCTTACCAAAAGAGAGTGGGCAACCTATATTTTCATATAAATTATCATTATTTTCATTTTGGGGTCTTATGTTTATATACCTTTGGGCTGGTGGTCATCACTTGATATACTCAACAGTGCCTGACTGGATGCAAACAATGGGCTCGATATTTTCTATAGTATTAATACTTCCATCTTGGGGTTCTGCTATAAACATACTCTTAACAATGAAAGGCGAATGGGTTCAACTTCGCGAAAATCCTCTAATAAAATTTATGATATTGGCTTCTACATTTTATATGTTCTCAACACTAGAAGGTCCTATACTTTCCATAAAATCAGTAAATGCCTTGGCTCACTTTACAGACTGGATTCCTGGACACGTTCATGATGGCGCATTGGGCTGGATAGGCTTTATGATAATGGCAGCTCTTTATCATATGACACCTCGTATGTTTAAACGCCAACTGTATTCAAAATCTTTGATGGAAGTTCAGTTCTGGGTTCAAACAACTGGTATTGTGCTATACTTCTCATCAATGTGGATAGCTGGTATCACGCAAGGTATGATGTGGAGAGCCACCGATCAATACGGAAGCTTATTATACTCTTTTATAGATACAGTTGTTGTTCTTGTTCCATACTATTGGATTAGAGCTATAGGTGGTGCTTTATACTTACTAGGATTTTTTATATTTGTATTTAATATCTGTAAATCTCTATCGGCACCAAAAATAAATTTTGAACCAAAAAATACAACTCCTATGGGTGGTTTAAATTCGGAGGTTTCACATGTTTAG